The Sulfolobus sp. A20 genomic interval CTAGCACTTCACTCATTTTATCTATATTAGTTACTATGTTGTATAAATAAGTAGTTAAGATCTTATCCTTAACTTCCTCATTTTCAATTAATGATCCACAGTTATAACAAAATAATCTACCCCTTTTGTTTATCGTTCCACACTCCTTACATTTTACGCCAACTTCTATTTGCCTCTCCATTTTTCTCACCTAGTTAACCATGACGTTACTTCTTTGTAAGTTAACATAGCATATAGATAAGTAGGGAAAATGATGAAAAGTCCTATCATAGGAATTAAAATATAGTCTAAAATGTTTAATGATAGATTGCGAATTTCACTATATTTGATTCCTAAACTAGTAATACTTACGTTGAAAGTTATTACAGACCCTACAATGAATACTGCCAACGAATATATGATTAGAGGAACATTGATTAACAACGTACTATTAACCAACTCTCCTATCTCATTAACGATCTGTACGTTCATTACCAATGTTTGTATTATAGAAATTAGTAATGATAGTGGAGCAAAGAGGTAAGTAATCATCTGAAATCTATACCTTCTACTTGCCTTAAAGAATAACCCGGATTTAATATCTTTTAGAAAATATAAGTAACCTGATCTAGCCCACCTTAGTTGCTGTAGTATGAACCTATATAAAGTTGGTTGAGCAGCTGACTTGGCTAACGCTGTTGACTGATAAACCGTTTTATATCCCATAATATTAGCTAAGTAAGTCAAAGCTCTATCATCCCCTACCAATATCTTTCTTTTACCCCATCTATCAATTAAGAAATCCTTTACTATACTTACCAAAAAACTCCTCCGATAAGCTGCTAATTTACCATCAATTACTATTAAGTTCTTATCTAACATTTTGCAAACGATATCCCTACTAAGTTCAATCACTTGACCAAAAACATATGCCAACTTACTTCCAGTTTTAAATAAAAACGGGTGCCCCTGAACTCCAACAACTAAGGGATCTTTAAATGGCTTTATTATTTCATCAATAGCCCCTTTTTCTAAAATAGTGTCACTATCAAGCTGGATTATAATATCTCCCTTAGCCATCAACCATCCCATCGCTAAGGAGCCCCTTTTACCTAACCTCCTATGAGATAAGTCTATCCCCTTTATGTTATACTTTTTTACTAGATTCTTAACTTCAGGTCTATCATCTTCATATAGTAGTATTACCTCATCCGGGTTATTCTCTTTTGCGCTTTTTATACATTTCTCTAATGTCTCTATATCCTCCTTATACTCTGGTATAACTACACTTACCTTGACTTCTTCTCTTTTAAGACCATCACTATATGGCTTATATTGTCTCGCATATATCCCCCTGACGAGAGATGCACCTATTAAGAATATTAGAAAGTTTATTGGCCAGTATAGGAACTTACCTGTTAGGAACATGTACAGCATTTCTAATAGCTCAAATATCATTAACTGAAGAGTAAAGTTTCTGCATTTAAAAGTTTTTTGGATTTATGTAAATAGATATGATGGTAAATGATTTTAATACGACATATACTAAGAATATACAATTATCTATCACTCAATTAAGTTTGATATATATGATACTTCACTAAACTATGTATTTTGTTTCATTAAAAATAAGGTTATTTTTAAAATAGTTTACTAAAAGTAGCATTGACTACAACTACATAACAAACCATTAGTAGTAGATAGAATTTCAAAAAATTTATACGTTTCGACCTAGAGAAAGTTATTCATTTGAGACTACAATAAAGCTTAATTTATAAATGAAAACTTCGCCTTTTAAGGCGGAAGTCAGATCATTTTCGGTATTTTCTTTTAAGCTTCTCATTAAAAGTGAATAATTTTAAATTCAGCCTTTTGGCAGCTTAAATTATCATGAAATCTTTGAAGTCATCATACCTTCTAGGATTGTTATTTACCGCGTAATATACATCTTTAAGCCTGTTTTCCACAACTTCTATTTTAGGATCTTCAAGTATCTTCTCCATAACCCTTTTGACTTTGATATTATTCTTTCTGACCTCCTCCATGCCCTAAAGGGTGAGGCTTTCCCTACTTTGTAATAGATTTAATGTTTAGAAATTTTGTTATATTTAATATAATATTCTGACATTATGAAATAATAATAGCGCCATAGGAAATCTCATTCCTTATGCTGTCGAAATCTAGCTCTATATAAATTAGTTTTCTATTCTATGGGGCGAAAGATGAGCATTCTTGCCTTTTATCAATTAACTTTAAATACCAAAACTAGAAACTCAGAGATAAGCTGATAATATGAATAGTAAAATCTACTTAACAATAGTATTAGTTATCACTATAATTGGTATGCTATTCTCTCCTATTATGACTAGTACATACACCAGTGCTAAACCAGTATACGTGTATGTGAGCGGTAATTGGAGTACTCCTCCATCAAACGATACAGCAAGCGTTAATGTCAGTGTTAGATATTTTACAACCGTACCAGTATTATATGCTATACTTCACTTATATTTACCTGAGGGAATTTTTAATTCTACTGGAGGGAATGAAATAATTCAAGAATATTTACCATCTTCTCCTCAAGGGAATAATCATTTTAACTTTAACATCACGATAGGTAATCATATATCATCTAGTAAGTTATATTTTCAAGGGTTCATAAACTGGAGTGTTGTACTTGATAACATGACGCAATACTACGTCACACCAATAAATTTCACTCTTCCCTTTTATGGTCAACTAGACTTCTCTGTAACTCCCTTACAGAGGTCTTTGTCAGTAGGGGAAAATACGGTAACGTTAATAATTAACAAAAGCCAAGTACCAATATATAATTTATCTTTGATGGTTAACTCAGCTAAGGTGACCGTTAATAATAATGAAGCAAACGTAAGCTTGTTTGTATCCTCCTATTACTACCTTTCGTTTTATCCTTTGACAATAAAGGCCTACTATTTAACTCCTTACGGTAATATAGTTTACTCAAAAACGATTTACCTTTTTGTAAATCAGACTAGAAACTACAACATTACTTATGACGTTGTGTCCTCACCTAATCCATCATATTTAATTCCAGGTAAGAATTTAATTATGATATCTCTTAATAATACGTTCGGAGTTACCTTTTATAGAAGTTACGTCACACTCATGATAAATAACGGGACTTATACAAGTAAACTAGTGGAGTACTTAAATCAATGGGAACCTAATCAGACGATTAATTTATACACACTAGTATACTCATCACATCCTATTTCGATTGAAGCCTTCGTATCTAACATCTCTGAAAACATCACTGAGTTAGATAAAATTATAATTCCTGTGAAAAACCTTGATCCTATACAAGTGTATTATTATCATGGCAATTTAACTGTAATAAATAACCTTAAAGTTCCAATAGATAATCTAACAATTTATGGAATTACATTTAATCAAATTCCGCCTAATGGTAAAGTTACAACTATGATAAGTAACCCTTATCCTCTTGTTAATATAACATATTATGTTAATAACTACCAATTTATGAAGAGTTTGATCATAAATGTTAGCCAATCTTTGAACGTTTCATATACGTTTATAAACGGTCAACTTGAGCTAGTCCTATATAATTCCTATCTATACCCAATCACTAACGTATATGTTGTGTCTAATCAATTAAATCCTCACACGTATTATTTAACCTCACTTGGGGAAAATGCGTCAACCATAATAAGTTTTCAACCATTGTCTGGCAACATCTCGTTAAAACTCTACTACTACGTTAATGGAACAGAATACGTGAAATCAATTAAATTATCTCTAGGCAACATTAATCCAGATTTAGCATTAGAGAAGTATCAAATAGTTGAAGATGGTAATGCGTTTATTATAGTCCTTTATGTTAAAAATATAGGAAACATCAGTGCTTATAATAGCTATATACTAGTCTCCTCGAGCTCAATTAGTTATGTCAGCCCAAGCATGATTAACTTAGGTCAACTAAGTCCAAACGAGGAAGTAATAAGCTATTCCCAATTCTCTAGCAACAGTATTAAGTTCAAGATCACAGTAACTTTACTTTACAGCAACGGAACTAGCGTCATGCAAAAGAATTATACAATTAATGTAATAAACAACAATACTAGCCCCATTATAAAGTATATTAGCTTGGGACTGAACTATTTGGGATATAGTGTTTATCACGTTCCAGTTATATTTATAGTAGGTATAGTGATATTATTGGCAATAGTTCTATTTCCTAGAAATAGAAGTTAATCTAATAAAAATCTAATTTTTTCCATTTTGATGTTATACGAAAGTATAATTACTATTAGAGCTATCATGTTACTTGATAATGAATTCAATTATCTTTTCTCCTTATTACCCTTTAACAATTCTATGCAGTCCATCAAATAACTTGCCTCTAAAGGACTTAATTTATCCAATCTCTGAATTAACTTCATACAATATTCCGTGTTTTTTACCTCAACCATTAATTATATAATAGTTCATCCTACGATTAAAACATTTCTTTATACGCCTTGACCTCAATATAAAAAATTATGAGGGGTTTTTTGGGTTTTCTTAAAAATGGACTCACTTGTGAAACTTTAAGCTTTGTTCGATTTTCTGGAAATTCTAGACGAATTACCACTTTTATCCTACCTAAATTAGAACAGCAATTATCTTTTTATAGTCACGAATGATATTATATATTAGCTTATTCTGAGCTGTCAATTACATAAATTAAATATACGATCTATGAAGTTCAATGTTATTATAATTTATATTCTTTCGTAGATTTTTCAAGGTTAATGTGTCTCGGAAATGCAATAAGTTGTAACTCATAAATTAGAAAATCTTAATAACTCGTTCGAGCAACTCTTTAGAAAAAACTGAATTAGAAAAGTGTTAAAAATATTCCTCGATGTAAAGCTGCTTAAAGAATAAATTTACTATTAAGGAGGATACCAGATTATATTATAATTCATTCCTACTGTTGGCTCAAATAACTCAAGAACAAGTTTATCCTGCTTCTTGTCAAAGTTATGATAACAGTCGACTTTTACTTTATCCATAGGTTGGTCCGAATGAAGGTACAAGAAGCTAGCTATC includes:
- a CDS encoding glycosyltransferase is translated as MIFELLEMLYMFLTGKFLYWPINFLIFLIGASLVRGIYARQYKPYSDGLKREEVKVSVVIPEYKEDIETLEKCIKSAKENNPDEVILLYEDDRPEVKNLVKKYNIKGIDLSHRRLGKRGSLAMGWLMAKGDIIIQLDSDTILEKGAIDEIIKPFKDPLVVGVQGHPFLFKTGSKLAYVFGQVIELSRDIVCKMLDKNLIVIDGKLAAYRRSFLVSIVKDFLIDRWGKRKILVGDDRALTYLANIMGYKTVYQSTALAKSAAQPTLYRFILQQLRWARSGYLYFLKDIKSGLFFKASRRYRFQMITYLFAPLSLLISIIQTLVMNVQIVNEIGELVNSTLLINVPLIIYSLAVFIVGSVITFNVSITSLGIKYSEIRNLSLNILDYILIPMIGLFIIFPTYLYAMLTYKEVTSWLTR